In Vigna radiata var. radiata cultivar VC1973A chromosome 3, Vradiata_ver6, whole genome shotgun sequence, the following proteins share a genomic window:
- the LOC106757607 gene encoding protein transport protein Sec24-like At3g07100 isoform X3 — MGTENPGRPTFPSRPSPPPFPAAQTLTPFSSTGSVVGSEPPSFRPAPPALSSQAASPFSSAGPAAAGPGAPGFRPAPPGRFNDPSVPPQPSNAPPAAGPFQQFPAPPFPPTMQPRAPPPSMGQQSIQSSAPNLAPPFPTSLPPAQPQMPFVPMGSPPPQSAAPPAHMGSNVAPRSFQPAFPGYPSKQTGPEMQGPPMHSSFPANQGNFGTVPPAGASPFLSHQGGYVPSLQVAPPPGIQPMQQQPGSAPHIGAVQGLAEDFNALTMQTRPGTMDPLFDPKELPRPLEGDIEPKNLVDMYPMNCNPRFLRLTTSAVPSSQSLASRWHLPLGAVVSPLAEPPDGEEVPIVNFAPASVVRCRRCRTYVNPYMTFTEAGRKFRCNVCTLLNDVPSEYYAQLDATGKRVDIHQRPELTKGTVEFVAPAEYMVRPPMPPVYFFLIDVSISAVRSGMIEVVANTIKSCLDELPGFPRTQIGFATFDSTIHFYNMKSSLTQPQMLVVSDLDDIFIPLPDDLLVNLSESRSVVETFLDSLPTMFHDNVNLESAFGPALKAAFMVMSQLGGKLLIFQNSLPSLGVGRLKLRGDDSRVYGTDKEHGLRLPEDPFYKQMAAEFSKYQISANVYVFSDKYTDVASLGTLAKYTAGQVYFYPAFQSAIHGDKLRHELRRDLTRETAWEAVMRIRCAKGVRFTTYHGNFMLRSTDLLALPAVDCDKAFAMQLSLEETLLTTQTMYFQVALLYTASCGERRIRVHTMAVPVVTELADIYRLADTGAIVSLLSRLAIEKTLSQKLEDARTAVQLRIVKALREYRNLYSVQHRLANRMIYPESLKFLILYGLALCRSTALRGGYGDVPLDERCAAGHIMMTVSIKVLLKLLYPSLIRLDEYLMQTSVQADDLKSVERSLPLTGESLDSRGLYLYDDGFRFIIWFGRVISPDIAKNLLGPDFAAELSKSNEVEPCGQPHLME; from the exons ATGGGGACTGAAAATCCTGGTCGTCCAACCTTTCCTTCAAGGCCTTCTCCACCGCCTTTTCCTGCTGCACAGACACTGACACCCTTTTCATCAACCGGTTCCGTGGTTGGATCAGAGCCTCCTTCTTTTCGGCCCGCTCCTCCGGCTCTTTCTTCGCAAGCCGCCTCTCCATTTTCCTCAGCAGGACCTGCTGCAGCTGGACCAGGGGCACCCGGTTTTAGACCTGCACCACCAGGGAGGTTCAATGATCCTTCAGTACCTCCTCAACCATCCAATGCCCCGCCAGCTGCTGGACCCTTTCAGCAGTTTCCGGCACCGCCCTTCCCCCCGACAATGCAGCCACGTGCACCTCCGCCGTCTATGGGACAACAATCAATTCAATCTTCTGCACCTAATCTAGCACCGCCGTTTCCCACGTCTCTTCCACCAGCTCAGCCACAGATGCCTTTTGTCCCAATGGGATCTCCCCCACCTCAAAGTGCTGCTCCTCCTGCGCATATGGGTTCAAATGTTGCTCCGCGTTCATTTCAGCCAGCTTTTCCTGGGTACCCGAGTAAGCAGACTGGTCCTGAAATGCAAGGTCCACCCATGCATTCCTCTTTCCCTGCTAATCAAGGAAATTTTGGGACTGTTCCACCTGCTGGAGCTTCTCCTTTTTTGTCTCATCAAGGAGGTTATGTTCCATCGCTCCAAGTTGCTCCTCCGCCTGGTATCCAGCCAATGCAGCAGCAACCTGGATCTGCGCCCCATATAGGTGCTGTTCAGGGCTTGGCAGAAGACTTCAATGCCCTCACAATGCAAACTCGTCCCGGAACAATGGATCCATTATTTGACCCCAAGGAACTTCCAAGGCCATTGGAAGGTGATATTGAGCCAAAGAATTTGGTTGACATGTATCCCATGAACTGCAATCCCCGGTTTCTACGACTCACGACTAGTGCCGTACCAAGCTCCCAGTCCTTGGCTTCTAGGTGGCACCTTCCACTTGGAGCAGTTGTTTCTCCGCTTGCTGAACCCCCTGATGGG GAAGAGGTGCCTATAGTTAATTTTGCCCCAGCTAGTGTTGTTCGCTGCAGAAGATGTCGAACATATGTGAATCCTTATATGACATTTACAGAAGCAGGAAGAAAGTTCCGTTGCAACGTTTGTACCTTGCTTAACGAtg TTCCTAGTGAATATTATGCACAACTAGATGCTACTGGAAAAAGAGTTGATATACATCAACGGCCTGAGCTTACAAAGGGGACTGTAGAATTTGTGGCCCCTGCTGAGTATATGGTGCGGCCTCCTATGCCACCAGTGTATTTCTTCCTCATTGATGTTTCCATATCTGCAGTTAGAAGTGGCATGATTGAG GTTGTGGCCAATACAATCAAGTCATGCTTGGATGAGCTTCCCGGCTTTCCACGTACCCAAATTGGGTTTGCGACTTTTGATAGCAcaatacatttttataacatGAAG TCTTCCCTGACTCAACCGCAGATGTTGGTAGTGTCAGATCTGGATGATATATTTATTCCGCTGCCAGATGATCTTCTTGTTAACTTGTCTGAATCAAGAAGTGTGGTAGAAACCTTCCTAGATAGTTTGCCAACCATGTTCCATGACAATGTTAACTTGGAATCAGCTTTTGGTCCTGCTCTTAAGGCTGCATTCATGGTTATG AGTCAACTCGGAGGGAAAttgttaatatttcaaaattcactcccATCTCTTGGTGTTGGCCGTTTGAAGTTACGTGGAGATGATTCTCGTGTTTATGGGACTGACAAAGAACATGGACTGAGACTGCCAGAAGAtccattttataaacaaatgGCTGCTGAGTTTTCCAAGTACCAAATCTCAGCAAATGTTTATGTATTCAGTGATAAGTACACAGATGTAGCCTCCTTGG GAACTCTGGCAAAATATACTGCTGGGCAAGTGTATTTCTATCCAGCTTTTCAATCAGCTATTCATGGGGATAAATTGAGACATGAATTAAGGAGAGACCTTACCAGAGAAACTGCATGGGAAGCTGTAATGCGTATTAGATGTGCAAAAG GTGTTCGCTTCACAACTTATCATGGAAACTTTATGCTAAGGTCCACTGATTTGTTAGCACTTCCTGCTGTAGATTGTGATAAAGCCTTTGCTATGCAGTTATCACTTGAAGAGACATTATTGACAACTCAGACAATGTATTTCCAAGTTGCATTGCT ATATACTGCATCTTGCGGGGAAAGGCGAATAAGAGTACACACAATGGCAGTTCCAGTAGTTACGGAGTTGGCAGATATCTATCGTTTGGCTGATACTGGTGCTATTGTATCGCTGTTAAGTAGGCTAG CAATTGAGAAAACATTATCCCAAAAACTGGAAGATGCACGAACTGCTGTTCAACTAAGAATTGTGAAAGCCCTTAGGGAATATCGGAATCTTTATTCTGTGCAACATCGCTTGGCCAACAGAATGATATATCCCGAGTCTCTAAAGTTCCTAATTTTATATGGATTAGCCCTGTGTAGATCAACAGCTCTACGTGGAGGATATGGTGATGTTCCACTGGATGAACGATGTGCGGCAGGACACATAATGATGACTGTATCAATAAAAGTACTGTTGAAACTTCTCTATCCTAGTTTGATTCGACTTGATGAATATCTTATGCAG ACATCTGTGCAGGCTGATGACTTAAAAAGTGTTGAGAGAAGTTTACCTTTGACAGGGGAGAGCTTAGATTCTAGGGGCCTTTATTTGTATGATGACGGTTTCCGGTTCATTATATGGTTTGGTAGGGTGATTTCACCGGACATAGCCAAAAATTTACTTGGGCCAGACTTTGCAGCAGAATTATCGAAG TCAAATGAAGTCGAACCATGTGGCCAACCTCATCTAATGGAATAA
- the LOC106757607 gene encoding protein transport protein Sec24-like At3g07100 isoform X2: protein MGTENPGRPTFPSRPSPPPFPAAQTLTPFSSTGSVVGSEPPSFRPAPPALSSQAASPFSSAGPAAAGPGAPGFRPAPPGRFNDPSVPPQPSNAPPAAGPFQQFPAPPFPPTMQPRAPPPSMGQQSIQSSAPNLAPPFPTSLPPAQPQMPFVPMGSPPPQSAAPPAHMGSNVAPRSFQPAFPGYPSKQTGPEMQGPPMHSSFPANQGNFGTVPPAGASPFLSHQGGYVPSLQVAPPPGIQPMQQQPGSAPHIGAVQGLAEDFNALTMQTRPGTMDPLFDPKELPRPLEGDIEPKNLVDMYPMNCNPRFLRLTTSAVPSSQSLASRWHLPLGAVVSPLAEPPDGEEVPIVNFAPASVVRCRRCRTYVNPYMTFTEAGRKFRCNVCTLLNDVPSEYYAQLDATGKRVDIHQRPELTKGTVEFVAPAEYMVRPPMPPVYFFLIDVSISAVRSGMIEVVANTIKSCLDELPGFPRTQIGFATFDSTIHFYNMKSSLTQPQMLVVSDLDDIFIPLPDDLLVNLSESRSVVETFLDSLPTMFHDNVNLESAFGPALKAAFMVMSQLGGKLLIFQNSLPSLGVGRLKLRGDDSRVYGTDKEHGLRLPEDPFYKQMAAEFSKYQISANVYVFSDKYTDVASLGTLAKYTAGQVYFYPAFQSAIHGDKLRHELRRDLTRETAWEAVMRIRCAKGVRFTTYHGNFMLRSTDLLALPAVDCDKAFAMQLSLEETLLTTQTMYFQVALLYTASCGERRIRVHTMAVPVVTELADIYRLADTGAIVSLLSRLAIEKTLSQKLEDARTAVQLRIVKALREYRNLYSVQHRLANRMIYPESLKFLILYGLALCRSTALRGGYGDVPLDERCAAGHIMMTVSIKVLLKLLYPSLIRLDEYLMQADDLKSVERSLPLTGESLDSRGLYLYDDGFRFIIWFGRVISPDIAKNLLGPDFAAELSKTTLSEHDNEMSRRLMKLLEKLRNTDCAYYQLCHLVRQGEQPKEGFLFLSNLVEDQMGGNSGYAEWMLQISRQVQQS, encoded by the exons ATGGGGACTGAAAATCCTGGTCGTCCAACCTTTCCTTCAAGGCCTTCTCCACCGCCTTTTCCTGCTGCACAGACACTGACACCCTTTTCATCAACCGGTTCCGTGGTTGGATCAGAGCCTCCTTCTTTTCGGCCCGCTCCTCCGGCTCTTTCTTCGCAAGCCGCCTCTCCATTTTCCTCAGCAGGACCTGCTGCAGCTGGACCAGGGGCACCCGGTTTTAGACCTGCACCACCAGGGAGGTTCAATGATCCTTCAGTACCTCCTCAACCATCCAATGCCCCGCCAGCTGCTGGACCCTTTCAGCAGTTTCCGGCACCGCCCTTCCCCCCGACAATGCAGCCACGTGCACCTCCGCCGTCTATGGGACAACAATCAATTCAATCTTCTGCACCTAATCTAGCACCGCCGTTTCCCACGTCTCTTCCACCAGCTCAGCCACAGATGCCTTTTGTCCCAATGGGATCTCCCCCACCTCAAAGTGCTGCTCCTCCTGCGCATATGGGTTCAAATGTTGCTCCGCGTTCATTTCAGCCAGCTTTTCCTGGGTACCCGAGTAAGCAGACTGGTCCTGAAATGCAAGGTCCACCCATGCATTCCTCTTTCCCTGCTAATCAAGGAAATTTTGGGACTGTTCCACCTGCTGGAGCTTCTCCTTTTTTGTCTCATCAAGGAGGTTATGTTCCATCGCTCCAAGTTGCTCCTCCGCCTGGTATCCAGCCAATGCAGCAGCAACCTGGATCTGCGCCCCATATAGGTGCTGTTCAGGGCTTGGCAGAAGACTTCAATGCCCTCACAATGCAAACTCGTCCCGGAACAATGGATCCATTATTTGACCCCAAGGAACTTCCAAGGCCATTGGAAGGTGATATTGAGCCAAAGAATTTGGTTGACATGTATCCCATGAACTGCAATCCCCGGTTTCTACGACTCACGACTAGTGCCGTACCAAGCTCCCAGTCCTTGGCTTCTAGGTGGCACCTTCCACTTGGAGCAGTTGTTTCTCCGCTTGCTGAACCCCCTGATGGG GAAGAGGTGCCTATAGTTAATTTTGCCCCAGCTAGTGTTGTTCGCTGCAGAAGATGTCGAACATATGTGAATCCTTATATGACATTTACAGAAGCAGGAAGAAAGTTCCGTTGCAACGTTTGTACCTTGCTTAACGAtg TTCCTAGTGAATATTATGCACAACTAGATGCTACTGGAAAAAGAGTTGATATACATCAACGGCCTGAGCTTACAAAGGGGACTGTAGAATTTGTGGCCCCTGCTGAGTATATGGTGCGGCCTCCTATGCCACCAGTGTATTTCTTCCTCATTGATGTTTCCATATCTGCAGTTAGAAGTGGCATGATTGAG GTTGTGGCCAATACAATCAAGTCATGCTTGGATGAGCTTCCCGGCTTTCCACGTACCCAAATTGGGTTTGCGACTTTTGATAGCAcaatacatttttataacatGAAG TCTTCCCTGACTCAACCGCAGATGTTGGTAGTGTCAGATCTGGATGATATATTTATTCCGCTGCCAGATGATCTTCTTGTTAACTTGTCTGAATCAAGAAGTGTGGTAGAAACCTTCCTAGATAGTTTGCCAACCATGTTCCATGACAATGTTAACTTGGAATCAGCTTTTGGTCCTGCTCTTAAGGCTGCATTCATGGTTATG AGTCAACTCGGAGGGAAAttgttaatatttcaaaattcactcccATCTCTTGGTGTTGGCCGTTTGAAGTTACGTGGAGATGATTCTCGTGTTTATGGGACTGACAAAGAACATGGACTGAGACTGCCAGAAGAtccattttataaacaaatgGCTGCTGAGTTTTCCAAGTACCAAATCTCAGCAAATGTTTATGTATTCAGTGATAAGTACACAGATGTAGCCTCCTTGG GAACTCTGGCAAAATATACTGCTGGGCAAGTGTATTTCTATCCAGCTTTTCAATCAGCTATTCATGGGGATAAATTGAGACATGAATTAAGGAGAGACCTTACCAGAGAAACTGCATGGGAAGCTGTAATGCGTATTAGATGTGCAAAAG GTGTTCGCTTCACAACTTATCATGGAAACTTTATGCTAAGGTCCACTGATTTGTTAGCACTTCCTGCTGTAGATTGTGATAAAGCCTTTGCTATGCAGTTATCACTTGAAGAGACATTATTGACAACTCAGACAATGTATTTCCAAGTTGCATTGCT ATATACTGCATCTTGCGGGGAAAGGCGAATAAGAGTACACACAATGGCAGTTCCAGTAGTTACGGAGTTGGCAGATATCTATCGTTTGGCTGATACTGGTGCTATTGTATCGCTGTTAAGTAGGCTAG CAATTGAGAAAACATTATCCCAAAAACTGGAAGATGCACGAACTGCTGTTCAACTAAGAATTGTGAAAGCCCTTAGGGAATATCGGAATCTTTATTCTGTGCAACATCGCTTGGCCAACAGAATGATATATCCCGAGTCTCTAAAGTTCCTAATTTTATATGGATTAGCCCTGTGTAGATCAACAGCTCTACGTGGAGGATATGGTGATGTTCCACTGGATGAACGATGTGCGGCAGGACACATAATGATGACTGTATCAATAAAAGTACTGTTGAAACTTCTCTATCCTAGTTTGATTCGACTTGATGAATATCTTATGCAG GCTGATGACTTAAAAAGTGTTGAGAGAAGTTTACCTTTGACAGGGGAGAGCTTAGATTCTAGGGGCCTTTATTTGTATGATGACGGTTTCCGGTTCATTATATGGTTTGGTAGGGTGATTTCACCGGACATAGCCAAAAATTTACTTGGGCCAGACTTTGCAGCAGAATTATCGAAG ACTACACTCAGTGAGCATGACAATGAAATGTCAAGGAGATTGATGAAGTTACTCGAGAAGTTGAGAAATACAGATTGTGCTTATTACCAGTTATGCCACCTTGTGAGGCAAGGTGAACAGCCCAAAGAAGGATTCCTCTTTCTTTCAAACCTCGTTGAGGACCAGATGGGTGGTAACAGTGGGTACGCTGAATGGATGTTACAGATATCCCGGCAAGTGCAGCAATCATAA
- the LOC106757607 gene encoding protein transport protein Sec24-like At3g07100 isoform X1, translating to MGTENPGRPTFPSRPSPPPFPAAQTLTPFSSTGSVVGSEPPSFRPAPPALSSQAASPFSSAGPAAAGPGAPGFRPAPPGRFNDPSVPPQPSNAPPAAGPFQQFPAPPFPPTMQPRAPPPSMGQQSIQSSAPNLAPPFPTSLPPAQPQMPFVPMGSPPPQSAAPPAHMGSNVAPRSFQPAFPGYPSKQTGPEMQGPPMHSSFPANQGNFGTVPPAGASPFLSHQGGYVPSLQVAPPPGIQPMQQQPGSAPHIGAVQGLAEDFNALTMQTRPGTMDPLFDPKELPRPLEGDIEPKNLVDMYPMNCNPRFLRLTTSAVPSSQSLASRWHLPLGAVVSPLAEPPDGEEVPIVNFAPASVVRCRRCRTYVNPYMTFTEAGRKFRCNVCTLLNDVPSEYYAQLDATGKRVDIHQRPELTKGTVEFVAPAEYMVRPPMPPVYFFLIDVSISAVRSGMIEVVANTIKSCLDELPGFPRTQIGFATFDSTIHFYNMKSSLTQPQMLVVSDLDDIFIPLPDDLLVNLSESRSVVETFLDSLPTMFHDNVNLESAFGPALKAAFMVMSQLGGKLLIFQNSLPSLGVGRLKLRGDDSRVYGTDKEHGLRLPEDPFYKQMAAEFSKYQISANVYVFSDKYTDVASLGTLAKYTAGQVYFYPAFQSAIHGDKLRHELRRDLTRETAWEAVMRIRCAKGVRFTTYHGNFMLRSTDLLALPAVDCDKAFAMQLSLEETLLTTQTMYFQVALLYTASCGERRIRVHTMAVPVVTELADIYRLADTGAIVSLLSRLAIEKTLSQKLEDARTAVQLRIVKALREYRNLYSVQHRLANRMIYPESLKFLILYGLALCRSTALRGGYGDVPLDERCAAGHIMMTVSIKVLLKLLYPSLIRLDEYLMQTSVQADDLKSVERSLPLTGESLDSRGLYLYDDGFRFIIWFGRVISPDIAKNLLGPDFAAELSKTTLSEHDNEMSRRLMKLLEKLRNTDCAYYQLCHLVRQGEQPKEGFLFLSNLVEDQMGGNSGYAEWMLQISRQVQQS from the exons ATGGGGACTGAAAATCCTGGTCGTCCAACCTTTCCTTCAAGGCCTTCTCCACCGCCTTTTCCTGCTGCACAGACACTGACACCCTTTTCATCAACCGGTTCCGTGGTTGGATCAGAGCCTCCTTCTTTTCGGCCCGCTCCTCCGGCTCTTTCTTCGCAAGCCGCCTCTCCATTTTCCTCAGCAGGACCTGCTGCAGCTGGACCAGGGGCACCCGGTTTTAGACCTGCACCACCAGGGAGGTTCAATGATCCTTCAGTACCTCCTCAACCATCCAATGCCCCGCCAGCTGCTGGACCCTTTCAGCAGTTTCCGGCACCGCCCTTCCCCCCGACAATGCAGCCACGTGCACCTCCGCCGTCTATGGGACAACAATCAATTCAATCTTCTGCACCTAATCTAGCACCGCCGTTTCCCACGTCTCTTCCACCAGCTCAGCCACAGATGCCTTTTGTCCCAATGGGATCTCCCCCACCTCAAAGTGCTGCTCCTCCTGCGCATATGGGTTCAAATGTTGCTCCGCGTTCATTTCAGCCAGCTTTTCCTGGGTACCCGAGTAAGCAGACTGGTCCTGAAATGCAAGGTCCACCCATGCATTCCTCTTTCCCTGCTAATCAAGGAAATTTTGGGACTGTTCCACCTGCTGGAGCTTCTCCTTTTTTGTCTCATCAAGGAGGTTATGTTCCATCGCTCCAAGTTGCTCCTCCGCCTGGTATCCAGCCAATGCAGCAGCAACCTGGATCTGCGCCCCATATAGGTGCTGTTCAGGGCTTGGCAGAAGACTTCAATGCCCTCACAATGCAAACTCGTCCCGGAACAATGGATCCATTATTTGACCCCAAGGAACTTCCAAGGCCATTGGAAGGTGATATTGAGCCAAAGAATTTGGTTGACATGTATCCCATGAACTGCAATCCCCGGTTTCTACGACTCACGACTAGTGCCGTACCAAGCTCCCAGTCCTTGGCTTCTAGGTGGCACCTTCCACTTGGAGCAGTTGTTTCTCCGCTTGCTGAACCCCCTGATGGG GAAGAGGTGCCTATAGTTAATTTTGCCCCAGCTAGTGTTGTTCGCTGCAGAAGATGTCGAACATATGTGAATCCTTATATGACATTTACAGAAGCAGGAAGAAAGTTCCGTTGCAACGTTTGTACCTTGCTTAACGAtg TTCCTAGTGAATATTATGCACAACTAGATGCTACTGGAAAAAGAGTTGATATACATCAACGGCCTGAGCTTACAAAGGGGACTGTAGAATTTGTGGCCCCTGCTGAGTATATGGTGCGGCCTCCTATGCCACCAGTGTATTTCTTCCTCATTGATGTTTCCATATCTGCAGTTAGAAGTGGCATGATTGAG GTTGTGGCCAATACAATCAAGTCATGCTTGGATGAGCTTCCCGGCTTTCCACGTACCCAAATTGGGTTTGCGACTTTTGATAGCAcaatacatttttataacatGAAG TCTTCCCTGACTCAACCGCAGATGTTGGTAGTGTCAGATCTGGATGATATATTTATTCCGCTGCCAGATGATCTTCTTGTTAACTTGTCTGAATCAAGAAGTGTGGTAGAAACCTTCCTAGATAGTTTGCCAACCATGTTCCATGACAATGTTAACTTGGAATCAGCTTTTGGTCCTGCTCTTAAGGCTGCATTCATGGTTATG AGTCAACTCGGAGGGAAAttgttaatatttcaaaattcactcccATCTCTTGGTGTTGGCCGTTTGAAGTTACGTGGAGATGATTCTCGTGTTTATGGGACTGACAAAGAACATGGACTGAGACTGCCAGAAGAtccattttataaacaaatgGCTGCTGAGTTTTCCAAGTACCAAATCTCAGCAAATGTTTATGTATTCAGTGATAAGTACACAGATGTAGCCTCCTTGG GAACTCTGGCAAAATATACTGCTGGGCAAGTGTATTTCTATCCAGCTTTTCAATCAGCTATTCATGGGGATAAATTGAGACATGAATTAAGGAGAGACCTTACCAGAGAAACTGCATGGGAAGCTGTAATGCGTATTAGATGTGCAAAAG GTGTTCGCTTCACAACTTATCATGGAAACTTTATGCTAAGGTCCACTGATTTGTTAGCACTTCCTGCTGTAGATTGTGATAAAGCCTTTGCTATGCAGTTATCACTTGAAGAGACATTATTGACAACTCAGACAATGTATTTCCAAGTTGCATTGCT ATATACTGCATCTTGCGGGGAAAGGCGAATAAGAGTACACACAATGGCAGTTCCAGTAGTTACGGAGTTGGCAGATATCTATCGTTTGGCTGATACTGGTGCTATTGTATCGCTGTTAAGTAGGCTAG CAATTGAGAAAACATTATCCCAAAAACTGGAAGATGCACGAACTGCTGTTCAACTAAGAATTGTGAAAGCCCTTAGGGAATATCGGAATCTTTATTCTGTGCAACATCGCTTGGCCAACAGAATGATATATCCCGAGTCTCTAAAGTTCCTAATTTTATATGGATTAGCCCTGTGTAGATCAACAGCTCTACGTGGAGGATATGGTGATGTTCCACTGGATGAACGATGTGCGGCAGGACACATAATGATGACTGTATCAATAAAAGTACTGTTGAAACTTCTCTATCCTAGTTTGATTCGACTTGATGAATATCTTATGCAG ACATCTGTGCAGGCTGATGACTTAAAAAGTGTTGAGAGAAGTTTACCTTTGACAGGGGAGAGCTTAGATTCTAGGGGCCTTTATTTGTATGATGACGGTTTCCGGTTCATTATATGGTTTGGTAGGGTGATTTCACCGGACATAGCCAAAAATTTACTTGGGCCAGACTTTGCAGCAGAATTATCGAAG ACTACACTCAGTGAGCATGACAATGAAATGTCAAGGAGATTGATGAAGTTACTCGAGAAGTTGAGAAATACAGATTGTGCTTATTACCAGTTATGCCACCTTGTGAGGCAAGGTGAACAGCCCAAAGAAGGATTCCTCTTTCTTTCAAACCTCGTTGAGGACCAGATGGGTGGTAACAGTGGGTACGCTGAATGGATGTTACAGATATCCCGGCAAGTGCAGCAATCATAA